The bacterium DNA window TTGTGGGCCTGGGCGGTTCTCTACGTCCTGGATCCTCCAGCGCCTTGGCTTTAAAGCTGGCTCTGGAATTTCTTGAACAAAAGGGACACGAGACCGTTACGCTTCTTCTTTCTGAGCTTCGCTTGCCTGGTTTTGAAACCTGTGAGCAGCTGGAAGGTTATCCGGAATCGGTTCCTTTGATGCTAAACCATATTCGCACGGCCGATGCCCTTATCTTTTCGACACCCGTTTATCATGGGACACTCAGCGGCGCAATCAAAAATGCAATGGATTTTCTGGAGTATCTTGCGGATGATCCGAATCCGTATTTGACCGGTAAAGTGATTGGTTTGATCTCCACATCAGGAGGCACTCCGGGAATCAACGCCATTAACACGATGGATTACGTGAGTAGAGCTTTGCATGGCTGGGTCTGTCCTACCACCGTAGCAATCCCAAACAGTTACAGACAGTTTGATGAAGAGAACAATCTGAAGGATGAAAAACTAAGAGCGAGAATCCTGCAGATGGCTCATGAGTTAGAATTCGCCGCGCAGAGGTTTAAGAAATCGTAGCCGGAATCCAATCCTTTCCCTGATAGGAATTACGCTGCAACAGCTCCTCTGAAATCAATGCAACAATCATTTTCTTTTCATTGCACCAATCCGGCGCGACAAGTAAATTCGAAGGACATTCGGCGCTCAGTCTCAAGACAATCATCTCGGGTGGAAGCAATTCCAGGATACGGGCCGTCCACTTTGCGTAGTCCTGCATCGAAATCAATTCGAATGGCGTTCGTTCATACATCCTTTGCAGGGGCGTGCCCCGCACGATGTGCAGGTTGTGAATTTTGATCGCGTTTACGGGCAGCGAAGCGATATCGTTCGCAGTCTGATACACCGTTTGTTCCAACTCCCATGGGAAACCAACAATGATGTGTGTACCAATTTGGATGCCGCGCCCGGCCGTGCGCAGAACAGCATCCTTAAAATCGGCGTAAGTATGCGCGCGATTGATGCGCCGCAAAGTTTCGTCATTGCTGGATTCCAATCCGTACTCGATCCACACTTCATGAGAACCCGCGAATGTCTGGATCATCTCCAGCACTTCATCGGACGCGCAGTCCGGACGAGTGCCTATGCAAAGTCCTACAATTTCAGGGAACTGATGGATCGTATTGTAAGCATCGTAAAGAGTGTCCAGCGGACCGTAAGTATTTGTGTAAGCTTGAAAATAAGCGATGAATTTCCTGGCCCCATATCTCCTTTTCGACCTTTCGATGCCGGAGGACAACTGTTCCGAAACACTCGTTTTCTGACTGAAATTAAAACTGTCATTGTTGCAATAGATACATCCGCCGACTGCCTTTGTTCCGTCACGATTGGGACAGGTGAAACCTGCGTCAATGGAAACTTTATGAACGCGTTCTCCGTAGCGTTCCCTTAAGTAGTCGTTGTACGAACGATAGAGTTTCAAAGGATTACCGGCTGTACTGTTTGAGTTTCTCTTTTAGCGCCGGATCATCATCGCCTGTAAGCTCCAAATAACGTTTCAAATGGTCCACAGCGCGCGCGTTGTTTTTCTGCAGCTCGTAGGCAAGGAAAAGCGAGTAATGAGCCGCCGCAAGATCCGGCTTGAGCTGTAAAGCTTTTTCATTTTCCTGAATCGATTGAGGTAGCTGACCTTCCATCAGGTAAATAGCTCCCAGATTGTTGTAAGCTTCCGCATAGTTGGGATTCAGGCGAATCACTTTTTTGAAAGACTCTTTTGCGGCTTCCCTTTTGTTACTGAGGTTCTGAATGACACCAAGATTGTAGGTGGCAGGAATATTCTCCGGTTCCAATGCCAGGAGTTTTTCGTAGGCACCCTCTGCTTTGTCCGTTTTCTGCTGTATTAAATAGGTTTGCGCCAATCCTTCCCAGCTCGTAGCGGAAGAAGGATTTAGAGAAGTAGATTTAAGAAATGCATTTTCCGCGCCTCTGTAGTCCATCCGGTTCATCAACAAATCACCGATTTGCTCCCAGGCTTGCTGATGTGATTCATTCAGCTCAACCGCTTTTTGAAAAGCAACCAGGGCTTCCTGGGTTTTATTCAGACTCTTTTTAGAGGCACCCAGCAAATAATGAACTTGCGGATCGGTGGGATTCTTCTTCAAGACATCCTCATAAATCATGATGGCTTCCTCATACCGTCCTTCTTGATGAAGCGCTTTGGCAGAGGCAATTTCATTTTGAAAGGAGGTCACATTCACCTGATCGATAGAAGGATCTGTTCGTTTTTCGGAATCGATAGGGATCTCTTTTCTCGAATCATCGGTTTTAATACCATCTTTCTTGGGATCTACGATTACCGGATCCGGTTCGTTGAAGAAAATAAAATACGCGGCGGTGCCGCCGCCAATAAAGACTACGAACAGAACTGCGAGCAGTATCAGAGGCCCTGTGCTGGACGTCTTAGGTTTCGGCACGGTTTCCGCGACCGTATGCATGGGAGCAGCCGTAGGAATCGGCGGCGGATTTTGCTGCAGTGGCACGCCTTGTAGTAAAGCAGTAGGGGCGGAAGATTCGGGACTCACGGTTGCAGGCCTATTGAATAACTCGGTCGCAGCGGCCGAAGGTGGAACCGTTTTAGGTTTCACCGCTGCCGGTGCAGGGGCCATGTGGAATGTCGGAATGTTCGCTTCCAGATCAGATTCCAATCCGGTTGTCTGCAACAAGCGGCTTTCCAGATACCATTGATGAGCTTTTCGCAGGGCTTCCAACAACTCGTTTACGGATTGAATTCTCTTGGATTTGTCTTTTTCGAGACAGCCATCAATGATTTGCTGGATGGCGTCCGCTGGAACCTTGATCAAACCGGCGATCGGTTGTGGTTGTTCATGAACAATTTTAAAAAATACGGCCGCAAGCTCTCCTTCAAATGCTTTCTTGTATGCGAAAAGTTCGTAAAGAATTGCGCCTAGAGAAAAGACATCGCTGCGCTGATCGACGCGCATGCCCCGCACCTGTTCTGGAGACATGTAGTAAGGGGTTCCCATGACCGTACCGGAAGCAGTCATGTTGGAAGATTCCAGTTTTGCAATGCCGAAATCCATGATTTTGGCAATTCCCTGTTCGTCAATTCTGATGTTCGAAGGCTTTAAGTCCCTGTGAACAATTTGATTTTTGTGAGCGTAACTAATTCCCTCGCAAACCTGAATCAAAATATTGAACTTGTCATCGAGCGTCAACGCCGCTTTTTTCTTGA harbors:
- a CDS encoding NAD(P)H-dependent oxidoreductase; amino-acid sequence: MKLKVVGLGGSLRPGSSSALALKLALEFLEQKGHETVTLLLSELRLPGFETCEQLEGYPESVPLMLNHIRTADALIFSTPVYHGTLSGAIKNAMDFLEYLADDPNPYLTGKVIGLISTSGGTPGINAINTMDYVSRALHGWVCPTTVAIPNSYRQFDEENNLKDEKLRARILQMAHELEFAAQRFKKS
- a CDS encoding TIGR01212 family radical SAM protein (This family includes YhcC from E. coli K-12, an uncharacterized radical SAM protein.); this encodes MKLYRSYNDYLRERYGERVHKVSIDAGFTCPNRDGTKAVGGCIYCNNDSFNFSQKTSVSEQLSSGIERSKRRYGARKFIAYFQAYTNTYGPLDTLYDAYNTIHQFPEIVGLCIGTRPDCASDEVLEMIQTFAGSHEVWIEYGLESSNDETLRRINRAHTYADFKDAVLRTAGRGIQIGTHIIVGFPWELEQTVYQTANDIASLPVNAIKIHNLHIVRGTPLQRMYERTPFELISMQDYAKWTARILELLPPEMIVLRLSAECPSNLLVAPDWCNEKKMIVALISEELLQRNSYQGKDWIPATIS
- a CDS encoding protein kinase, producing MGAIPQKIGKYQIESVLGRGGMGEVYKAHDSALGRFVALKVMRGPALDDMNARERFIREAQSAGGLRHPNIVTVYDLGEFEDRMYIAMEFIHGEDLEHLIKKKAALTLDDKFNILIQVCEGISYAHKNQIVHRDLKPSNIRIDEQGIAKIMDFGIAKLESSNMTASGTVMGTPYYMSPEQVRGMRVDQRSDVFSLGAILYELFAYKKAFEGELAAVFFKIVHEQPQPIAGLIKVPADAIQQIIDGCLEKDKSKRIQSVNELLEALRKAHQWYLESRLLQTTGLESDLEANIPTFHMAPAPAAVKPKTVPPSAAATELFNRPATVSPESSAPTALLQGVPLQQNPPPIPTAAPMHTVAETVPKPKTSSTGPLILLAVLFVVFIGGGTAAYFIFFNEPDPVIVDPKKDGIKTDDSRKEIPIDSEKRTDPSIDQVNVTSFQNEIASAKALHQEGRYEEAIMIYEDVLKKNPTDPQVHYLLGASKKSLNKTQEALVAFQKAVELNESHQQAWEQIGDLLMNRMDYRGAENAFLKSTSLNPSSATSWEGLAQTYLIQQKTDKAEGAYEKLLALEPENIPATYNLGVIQNLSNKREAAKESFKKVIRLNPNYAEAYNNLGAIYLMEGQLPQSIQENEKALQLKPDLAAAHYSLFLAYELQKNNARAVDHLKRYLELTGDDDPALKEKLKQYSR